The window ATGCCCGCCGCCAGCCCACCGCCGACGCGGACAGACATGGCGGCCTTCCACATTAGCACTGGCCACCCACCGCATGGGAGCCGATGCGCATCCTGGCAGTGGCCACCACCACAGATCCGGAGCAGTACAAGCAGGCATGACTGCCCGTTGCACGCGATGGAACCACCATCACAAGGCCCTTTGCACCGCCTCCAAGCACCAGTCCAACCGCTGCCGCCTGCCGTCGCTTCCTCTGCTATCGCTACGCCTCCACTCGAGCTCGCCGTCCCCTGCCAGCCACTGTCGGAGCAAGGGAAGATACGCCCCACCGCCGCTGACATAGACAGGGCTTCACCCCTCCACGCAAGCCGGCGGCAGCGATGGGGGAGGTGGGGGGAGGGGCTCGGAGGCTGGTTGGTTGTGTTGATCGTCTGCGTCGCTCGCGGGAGCGACCGGGAGGGGAGGAAGTGGGGTGTTCCAAGTTCCAACCCTTGTTTACTCCGGATGGGAATGTGGACAAGGATAGGGCCGGCCACCATATACAGTACTAATGAAAAGATAGCTCAGCCAGAtatttttttgtgtggtgtttcTTACACATCCGTTTGAGCTCCTCAAGTTATATAACAGCCCACACGAATGATGGGCACGTGCGCTTAGCTGGCTATCTTGTTCCTCGACACTCTAGCTAGTAAACTCACCATGACACGAGAAATCGCAATGACCAAACAACCACCACAGACACATACTCAGGAACAACAGGATGAACATCCACAACTACATGGCACCATCATGTCATCCGAGTCCCACCACCAGCCCAAGCGCAAGATCACCCTGATTCCGCTCGTCTTCCTGATCTACTTCGAGGTGGCAGGCGGCCCATACGGCTCCGAGCAGGCGGTCCGCGCGGCGGGGCCGCTCTTCACTCTGCTTGGCTTCCTCATCTTCCCCCTGGCGTGGGGTGTCCCGGAGTCGCTCGTCACCGCCGAGCTCGCTGCTGCCTTCCCAGGCAACGGCGGCTTCGTCCTGTGGGCGGAACACGCCTTCGGCCCGCTCGCAGGTTCCCTCCTTGGCACGTGGAAGTACCTCAGCATCACCATCAACATCGCCGCCTACCCGGCCCTCGTCGTCGACTACCTCGGCGGCGTGGCCCCCGCGATCGCGGAGCCCGGCAGGGCGCGCACGGGCGCGGTGATCGGCATGACGCTACTCCTCTCCTTGCTGAACTACGCCGGCCTGAGCGTCGTCGGGTGGGGCGCCATGGTGCTCGGGGTAGTGTCGCTGGCCCCGTTCGGGCTGATGACAGCCATGGCGGTGCCCAAGTTACGGCCGCGCCGGTGGGCATcgcaggtggaggggaggaagaaggACTGGAGGCTCTTCTTCAACACCTTGTTCTGGAACCTCAACTACTGGGACAGCGCGAGCACCATGGCCGGCGAGGTAGAGCGGCCAGGGCGGACGTTcccgcgggccctggcggcggcggTCGTTCTCATCGCCGTCAGCTACCTGTTGCCGCTCATGGCCGCGATCGGCACCACGGACGCATCACCGGATGCGTGGGTGAACGGCTACCTGGCAGATGCCGCAGGTACGTACAAAGGCTTATGACCTTACGTGATTCGCCATTAAACTGGCTACCATCACTCGCTCTCAAATCATTTCACTAATTGAGGAGATTATTAAGAGATGCATGCACCatgcatgttgctctcactgacAGAGTGGTATATAATATAGTTTCGAAATTTATGGTCTCAGGATGATATTTCTCCCATTTTACAATTTCAAATAGTATTAATAAACTGCACTCCCCTCGATCCAAATATGGAACCTAATAAGATTTTTCGATGTTGCCTTTGATCCAAATATGGGAGGTATGATATAAAAAAAATTATCACTAAAAATtcttcacatacgaatttgactgtatgcttttgTAACATATACATCATATTGTTTCTGTTCTAACCAGTAGTCAAAGGCAATTGATGAAAAGTGTATTCAACCTTATATATTTGGATGGAGTGAGTACGGTGTATCTAGTACGGATTAAaataatttttaatttttaattaAAAAATTTCATCAAATGTGCGTACTATGTAGGCTTGCATAAGTAAAATCAGATTTTTTTCGCACAAATAACAGAATTTTTGCGAGACGTGTCATACATTTTTTGCACCAAACCTTGCAATTTGAGATCATGATGAACAGTAATTCACAAATTTAGAAAAATGTACTGTAGCTTTCAGTTTGGAGTATATTAAGGTCTTGTGGAGACATGAAACACCTGGTAGTTTAAGATCCCAAAAGAAAGCATTTTCCGGGCCCACGTCACACTTCACACCATGCCTATCAAGCCCCCACATCACAATCACATCATAGGTCATGCCCATTTTGAAACAAACGCCACAATATCATG is drawn from Triticum aestivum cultivar Chinese Spring unplaced genomic scaffold, IWGSC CS RefSeq v2.1 scaffold193048, whole genome shotgun sequence and contains these coding sequences:
- the LOC123176575 gene encoding probable polyamine transporter At3g13620: MTREIAMTKQPPQTHTQEQQDEHPQLHGTIMSSESHHQPKRKITLIPLVFLIYFEVAGGPYGSEQAVRAAGPLFTLLGFLIFPLAWGVPESLVTAELAAAFPGNGGFVLWAEHAFGPLAGSLLGTWKYLSITINIAAYPALVVDYLGGVAPAIAEPGRARTGAVIGMTLLLSLLNYAGLSVVGWGAMVLGVVSLAPFGLMTAMAVPKLRPRRWASQVEGRKKDWRLFFNTLFWNLNYWDSASTMAGEVERPGRTFPRALAAAVVLIAVSYLLPLMAAIGTTDASPDAWVNGYLADAAGTYKGL